A genomic window from Periweissella cryptocerci includes:
- a CDS encoding methionine ABC transporter permease codes for MMDLLQHYFPNVIALGWSTDQGWGTSIWQTLYMTFGSAIFGGILGLFFGVGLVLSDERGIMANKVVFWIFDKIVSIFRAIPFIILLAFISPFTNAIVGTTIGTTAALVPLSLGVFPFYARQVQNALVEVDSGIIEASQSFGATNSEIIFKVYLREGLADLIRVSTVTLISLVGLTAMAGAIGSGGLGNTAVSIGYARFQNDITLVATLLILIFIFVIQFTGDFFAKRASHK; via the coding sequence ATGATGGATTTATTACAACATTATTTTCCCAATGTCATTGCCCTTGGTTGGTCAACTGATCAAGGCTGGGGCACGTCAATCTGGCAAACGCTCTACATGACTTTTGGTTCAGCAATTTTTGGTGGTATCCTTGGCTTGTTCTTCGGGGTTGGCTTGGTGTTATCTGATGAACGCGGCATTATGGCCAATAAAGTCGTATTTTGGATTTTCGATAAGATTGTTTCAATTTTTCGGGCAATTCCATTTATTATCTTATTAGCATTCATCAGTCCTTTCACTAATGCAATTGTTGGGACAACGATTGGTACTACTGCTGCTTTAGTCCCACTATCACTTGGGGTCTTCCCTTTCTACGCGCGTCAAGTTCAAAATGCGTTGGTCGAAGTTGATAGCGGAATTATTGAAGCGTCCCAATCATTTGGTGCCACTAATAGCGAAATCATCTTCAAGGTTTATCTCCGCGAAGGTCTTGCCGACTTAATTCGAGTATCAACTGTAACCTTGATTAGTTTGGTTGGTTTAACTGCCATGGCTGGTGCGATTGGTTCTGGTGGTTTAGGTAACACTGCCGTTTCAATCGGTTATGCTCGTTTCCAAAACGACATCACTTTAGTCGCAACACTTTTGATTTTGATTTTCATCTTCGTAATTCAATTTACAGGTGACTTCTTCGCCAAACGTGCTTCACACAAATAA
- a CDS encoding GntR family transcriptional regulator yields MGAPIYLQIHNELKRQIEQGKYKVGDKIPAERELALEFDVSRMTLRQAVQTLAEEGILERRIGDGTYVANQKVQEKMSGITSFTELMAAQGKIASSKVVSYHLTQASMSEAEQLKIAEGDQVLRMERIRFGNDEPISLETATIPGAILTHLTKDEITKSFYSALESHGFVIGHAQQTVTAQLATEKVAEHLKVKRGDAILHLRQLSFLEDSTPFEYVRTQYVGARFEFYLEK; encoded by the coding sequence ATGGGCGCGCCAATTTATTTACAGATTCACAACGAATTAAAACGCCAGATTGAACAAGGCAAATATAAAGTTGGCGATAAAATTCCGGCTGAACGTGAGTTAGCGTTGGAATTTGATGTCAGCCGGATGACTTTGCGTCAAGCCGTGCAAACTTTGGCGGAAGAAGGTATCTTGGAACGGCGGATTGGGGATGGAACATATGTTGCTAACCAAAAAGTTCAAGAAAAGATGTCAGGTATCACTAGTTTTACGGAATTGATGGCGGCTCAAGGCAAGATTGCTAGTAGTAAAGTGGTGTCATATCACTTAACCCAAGCTTCAATGAGCGAAGCCGAACAGCTTAAAATAGCTGAAGGTGATCAAGTTCTGCGAATGGAACGGATTCGATTTGGTAATGATGAACCAATTTCATTGGAAACCGCGACCATTCCAGGTGCGATTTTGACGCATTTGACGAAAGACGAAATCACGAAAAGTTTCTACAGTGCCTTGGAAAGTCACGGCTTTGTGATTGGGCATGCCCAACAAACGGTGACGGCCCAGTTGGCAACCGAAAAAGTCGCTGAACACTTGAAAGTGAAACGCGGTGATGCGATTTTGCACTTGCGCCAATTGTCATTTTTAGAAGATAGCACACCATTTGAATACGTCCGTACGCAATATGTGGGCGCACGGTTTGAATTTTATCTGGAAAAATAA
- the nagA gene encoding N-acetylglucosamine-6-phosphate deacetylase, with protein sequence MSKVIKHVTIYTGSDIIEDGFVRFDKQIEAVGSMDEYTTLAADENTDAHGHYLVPGFIDVHTHGGYGFDTMDGNADEINQMVNLIAQNEGVTTIFPTTMTQSPEAIAHAMVGVNEAAKENALIQGIHLEGPFVNPIYKGAQPEQFMTAPSVDQLKEWNALSGNRIRLVTYAPELHAARQFENFALGHNIVPSAGHTDATRAQMQEAKATHITHLYNAQRGLGHREPGVTGHAMLEKDIYAELIADGFHVVPDMLRFAVNIKGADRIELITDSMRAKGMPEGISELGGQKVIVKDKQARLEDGHLAGSVLTYNDAFRNIIEFAQVDLRQAVQMSSVNQAKEFGLTSKGAIEVGKDADFNLFTRSLDLAATYSYGNLLTK encoded by the coding sequence TTGAGTAAAGTAATTAAGCACGTCACGATTTATACTGGTTCCGACATTATTGAAGACGGATTTGTCCGTTTTGATAAGCAAATCGAAGCCGTGGGTTCAATGGATGAATATACAACGTTGGCTGCCGATGAGAATACGGATGCACACGGTCACTATTTGGTACCTGGGTTTATTGACGTGCACACTCACGGTGGTTATGGTTTTGACACCATGGATGGTAATGCTGATGAAATCAATCAAATGGTGAACTTGATTGCCCAAAATGAAGGGGTAACCACTATTTTTCCAACGACGATGACCCAATCTCCAGAGGCAATTGCTCATGCGATGGTTGGCGTTAATGAAGCTGCCAAAGAAAATGCGTTAATTCAAGGAATTCACTTGGAAGGACCATTTGTTAATCCAATTTACAAGGGTGCCCAACCAGAACAATTCATGACAGCACCATCTGTTGATCAACTAAAGGAATGGAATGCTTTATCTGGGAACCGAATTCGGTTGGTGACGTATGCGCCAGAATTGCATGCTGCACGGCAGTTTGAAAATTTTGCTCTCGGTCACAACATTGTCCCTTCAGCAGGGCACACAGACGCAACCCGGGCGCAAATGCAAGAAGCTAAAGCAACACACATCACGCACCTTTACAACGCACAACGGGGCTTAGGACACCGTGAACCTGGGGTGACTGGACATGCGATGTTAGAAAAAGACATTTACGCTGAGTTGATTGCCGATGGATTCCACGTGGTACCTGATATGTTGCGGTTTGCCGTTAATATCAAAGGCGCCGACCGGATTGAGTTGATTACTGATTCAATGCGCGCAAAGGGGATGCCAGAAGGAATTTCAGAACTTGGTGGGCAAAAAGTAATTGTTAAGGACAAGCAAGCGCGTTTGGAAGACGGTCACTTAGCTGGTTCAGTTTTAACTTATAACGATGCTTTCCGTAACATTATTGAATTTGCCCAAGTTGATTTAAGACAAGCTGTCCAAATGAGTTCAGTCAACCAAGCTAAAGAATTTGGTTTGACGAGTAAAGGGGCCATTGAAGTTGGTAAAGACGCCGACTTCAATTTATTCACCCGTTCATTAGATTTAGCCGCAACTTATTCATATGGTAATTTATTAACGAAATAG
- the proC gene encoding pyrroline-5-carboxylate reductase, producing the protein MELGFIGGGQMAQAMITGLLQNDSTQKIYIHGGASNRTEAYAASAGIEYLPSNEAVVAASDIIVLAVLPQQLKAVATEIRTKIADRVVVSVLGGVSLETLADQLGYDTLILRTLPNVNVAVNSGMIAIAGNNNLQRHPEAREQVRSFLGTLGSTMPLPETEFSTFSALAGSSPAFIELFVDAMAQAGVKHGMDKDMATQIVAQAMIGTARMIQTSPQSPRDLAAAVSSPGGSTIAGFLAMEEAGLTSAVVKGIDATITKDQSVE; encoded by the coding sequence ATGGAACTCGGATTTATCGGTGGTGGGCAAATGGCTCAAGCTATGATTACAGGCTTACTACAAAATGATAGTACGCAAAAGATTTACATTCACGGTGGGGCAAGTAATCGCACGGAAGCATATGCGGCATCGGCGGGGATTGAATATTTACCATCAAATGAAGCAGTCGTCGCAGCGAGTGATATCATTGTGTTGGCGGTGTTGCCACAACAATTAAAAGCGGTCGCAACGGAAATTCGCACTAAGATTGCCGACCGTGTCGTTGTGTCAGTGTTAGGCGGTGTATCACTAGAAACGCTTGCTGATCAACTCGGCTATGATACCTTGATTCTACGGACGTTACCAAACGTCAATGTAGCGGTTAACAGCGGCATGATTGCGATTGCGGGTAACAATAACTTGCAACGTCACCCAGAAGCCCGCGAACAAGTGCGGAGCTTCTTAGGCACGCTTGGAAGTACAATGCCATTGCCTGAAACTGAGTTTAGTACATTTAGTGCACTAGCTGGTTCAAGTCCAGCCTTTATTGAATTATTTGTTGATGCGATGGCCCAAGCTGGTGTTAAGCATGGTATGGATAAGGATATGGCGACGCAAATTGTTGCCCAAGCAATGATTGGTACAGCCCGGATGATTCAAACAAGCCCCCAAAGTCCCCGTGACCTTGCGGCGGCAGTTTCTTCACCAGGTGGCTCAACCATCGCGGGGTTCTTAGCAATGGAAGAAGCTGGATTGACGAGCGCCGTGGTAAAAGGTATCGACGCCACGATCACAAAAGATCAATCAGTTGAATAA
- a CDS encoding rhomboid family intramembrane serine protease, translated as MNPFKRYWSTFRTKQTLRRQSDTPRIPWVTVILSIVLILIYYWQTKDPQITTMWSTGEILTLLQHQYYQLITANWIHQSWSHVLGNVFGLLLIGWRFERLIGHWRFLIIYLVAGLTSTIFSLSFHQGVLGASGSIVGIMVAALVLYLRFFRNSLVKAFTTWWQVVVILIEILAVGIGLFNIGYTNTNDLAHTGGIIGAVLTLWLLNPPLQVGKYRTVTRISAAVLLMALFGVSIAVLLNF; from the coding sequence TTGAATCCATTCAAACGATACTGGTCAACCTTTCGCACCAAACAGACATTGCGCCGACAAAGTGATACACCACGAATTCCATGGGTAACTGTCATTTTAAGCATTGTGTTGATCTTAATTTATTATTGGCAAACAAAAGATCCTCAGATTACGACGATGTGGAGTACCGGCGAAATATTAACCCTCCTCCAACATCAATATTATCAGCTAATTACCGCTAACTGGATTCATCAAAGTTGGTCCCATGTACTCGGTAATGTTTTTGGTCTACTCCTGATTGGTTGGCGGTTTGAACGTTTAATTGGCCATTGGCGCTTCCTAATCATTTATCTAGTTGCTGGCCTGACTAGTACCATATTCAGCCTCAGCTTCCACCAAGGTGTTTTGGGGGCTTCAGGTAGCATTGTTGGCATTATGGTTGCCGCTTTAGTCCTTTACCTGCGTTTTTTCCGTAATTCACTCGTCAAAGCCTTCACAACTTGGTGGCAAGTTGTCGTTATTTTGATTGAAATACTTGCTGTCGGTATTGGTTTGTTCAACATCGGCTACACAAATACAAATGACCTTGCTCATACCGGTGGAATAATCGGTGCCGTGCTTACCCTTTGGCTACTTAACCCACCACTGCAAGTTGGCAAATATCGTACGGTAACTAGAATTAGTGCTGCAGTCCTGCTCATGGCATTATTCGGCGTAAGCATTGCGGTACTTCTAAATTTTTAG
- a CDS encoding metallophosphoesterase, whose protein sequence is MTKIAVVSDLHMDLNHVDVVDFLARSADWLVAQGVQYYVIAGDLFNDFAKTLDFSEKLQTIVGDSLRVAFIVGNHDMARGVTFEELSQPLSPLYLHNQLIDVAGTDLRIVGQNGWYDYSFGDLAKYSVNEIAQWKRAYWFDRQIEQPMSDQERMDIVLTESKQQLVNAAHDGKRVMFVTHFVPQQDYLFKGSDDRNLWMLNAMMGSQRLGALLEMGPVDYTIFGHLHRQFAPQTFGGRNEYYNQTVGLKTHRKDEWTQSTFFATWQDRVRIFEIK, encoded by the coding sequence ATGACAAAAATTGCAGTCGTGAGTGATTTACACATGGATTTGAATCACGTTGACGTGGTTGATTTCTTAGCGCGGTCTGCGGACTGGTTAGTGGCTCAAGGTGTGCAATATTATGTCATCGCTGGCGATTTGTTCAATGATTTTGCGAAAACGTTGGACTTCAGTGAAAAATTACAAACAATTGTAGGCGACTCTTTGCGAGTCGCCTTTATTGTTGGTAATCATGATATGGCACGTGGGGTTACCTTTGAAGAGTTGTCACAGCCATTGAGTCCGTTGTATCTGCATAATCAACTTATTGATGTAGCTGGGACTGATTTACGAATTGTTGGCCAAAATGGTTGGTATGATTATTCATTTGGCGATTTAGCAAAATATTCGGTGAATGAAATCGCCCAGTGGAAACGCGCGTACTGGTTTGATCGGCAAATTGAACAACCAATGAGTGACCAAGAACGCATGGACATTGTCTTAACTGAGTCAAAGCAGCAACTAGTAAATGCTGCACATGACGGTAAAAGGGTAATGTTTGTCACACACTTTGTGCCACAGCAAGATTATCTGTTCAAAGGCAGTGATGATCGGAATCTTTGGATGCTTAACGCGATGATGGGCAGCCAACGTTTAGGCGCGTTATTGGAGATGGGACCAGTGGACTATACGATATTTGGCCATTTACACCGGCAATTTGCCCCGCAAACATTTGGCGGGCGTAATGAGTACTATAATCAGACGGTCGGCCTTAAAACGCATCGTAAGGACGAATGGACACAATCAACATTTTTCGCCACGTGGCAAGATCGTGTCCGAATTTTTGAAATTAAATAA
- a CDS encoding peptide MFS transporter yields MDTKKEKTFMGHPRGLATLFFTEMWERFSYYGMRAILLFYMIYKISEGGLGMNPVLGASIMSIYGSLVYLSSVLGGFLSDRIWGAWRTVFIGGIFIMFGHIALAIPAGQTALFLSIALIIIGTGLLKPNVSEMVGSLYTPGDVRRDSGFSIFVFGINLGAFVAPLLVGTVGQNYSFHVGFSLAAFGMAIGLIVYWITGHKYLSKETHYPSDPIQPEEMKPLTIKVAFGIIALALVFVLMNLFGALNLINIILVLSIIAVAVPVAYFIMMLTSRKTNKQERSRVLAYIPLFLAAVLFWSIEEQGSVVLALFASNRTDLGWFKASWFQSLNPLFIMLYTPFFAWLWVKWGKKQPKTPSKFATGLIFAGLSFVLMAVPGALFGTAGKVSALWLIGSWAIVEIAELLISPVGLSATTKLAPKAFKSQMMSMWFLSDAAASAINAQIVRFYTPGNEVGYYAIVGGITIAFGILLFFGVKKINVLMEGVG; encoded by the coding sequence ATGGATACGAAAAAGGAAAAAACGTTTATGGGTCATCCGCGTGGTTTAGCGACGTTGTTCTTCACAGAAATGTGGGAACGGTTTAGTTACTACGGGATGCGCGCCATTCTCTTGTTCTACATGATTTATAAGATTTCTGAGGGTGGTTTAGGGATGAACCCCGTTCTTGGTGCTTCAATCATGTCAATTTATGGTTCACTTGTGTACTTATCAAGTGTGCTTGGTGGATTCCTGAGTGACCGAATCTGGGGTGCGTGGCGCACTGTGTTCATTGGTGGTATCTTCATCATGTTCGGGCACATTGCTTTAGCGATTCCAGCCGGTCAAACTGCGTTGTTCTTATCAATTGCATTAATCATTATCGGTACTGGGCTACTCAAGCCTAACGTTTCGGAAATGGTTGGTTCATTATATACACCTGGGGATGTTCGTCGGGACTCAGGTTTCTCAATCTTTGTCTTTGGGATTAACTTAGGTGCATTTGTGGCACCATTACTTGTTGGGACAGTTGGACAAAATTACAGCTTCCACGTTGGATTCTCATTAGCAGCGTTTGGGATGGCGATTGGTTTGATTGTGTACTGGATTACTGGTCACAAGTATTTGAGTAAAGAAACCCACTATCCATCAGATCCAATTCAACCAGAAGAAATGAAACCATTAACGATTAAAGTGGCTTTCGGGATTATTGCTTTGGCCTTAGTATTTGTTTTGATGAACCTCTTTGGGGCATTGAACTTGATCAATATCATCTTGGTATTGAGTATTATCGCCGTGGCCGTACCAGTTGCGTACTTTATCATGATGTTAACAAGTCGCAAGACGAACAAGCAAGAACGTTCACGTGTTCTTGCTTACATTCCATTATTCTTGGCCGCCGTTTTATTCTGGTCAATTGAAGAACAAGGTTCAGTGGTCTTGGCTTTATTTGCTTCAAACCGGACTGACTTGGGTTGGTTTAAGGCTTCATGGTTCCAATCATTGAACCCATTGTTCATTATGCTTTACACACCATTCTTTGCCTGGTTATGGGTTAAATGGGGTAAGAAGCAACCTAAGACACCATCTAAGTTTGCGACTGGTTTGATTTTTGCCGGTTTATCATTTGTCTTGATGGCTGTGCCTGGGGCATTGTTTGGTACGGCTGGTAAAGTTAGTGCATTGTGGTTGATTGGTAGTTGGGCAATTGTTGAAATCGCTGAACTGTTGATTTCACCAGTTGGACTATCTGCTACGACTAAGTTGGCACCAAAAGCCTTCAAGTCACAAATGATGAGTATGTGGTTCTTGTCAGATGCTGCTGCGTCTGCGATTAATGCGCAAATTGTTCGTTTCTATACACCAGGGAATGAAGTTGGTTACTATGCAATTGTCGGTGGTATCACGATTGCCTTTGGTATCTTATTGTTCTTTGGCGTTAAGAAGATTAATGTGTTGATGGAAGGCGTTGGTTAA